The region GCGGCTTTTGCCAGCTTGTCAGCCAGCCCTTTTCAGTAAACCCATGGACAAGGCAGTGCCCGACAAAATGATGCTGCCGCACAGCACCATCCAGCCGGTGACGGCCTCGCCCAAAAACACCACGCCGTAGAGCACCGCAAACACCGGGATCAAAAAGGTGACGGTCAGGGAGCCGGCTGCGCCGACCTTGTCAATCAGGCGGAAATACAGCACATAGGCCACCCCGGTGCACAGCACACCCACCGCCAGCAAGGCCAGCCAGGCGGTGAGGCTGGGCATCTGGCTGGGCCACAACCACAGGGTAGGCAGTGCCAGCCCAAGAGCTGCACCGATCTGGCTGCCGGTGGCAATCACCAGTGAGGGCTGGCCACTCAGGTAACGCTTGGTGAAGCTGGCCGAAATGCCGTAGCACAGGCAAGCCCCCAAACACGCCAGCACCGCCCAGCCGGTGGCCAGCCCCGAGGCATCGGGTTTGAAACTGGCTTTGCCCCAGGCCAGCATGGCGACCCCTATGAAGCCAATCAGCAGCCCCACGATCTTCATGCCGTGTGGGCGGTCTTTGAGCCACAACCAGGCCACCATGGCCCCAAACAGCGGCACGGTGGCGTTCAGCAGGGACGACAAACCGGTGCTGATGGACAGCAAGGCATAGGCGTACAGCGCAAAAGGAATGCCGGAGTTGAACAGCCCCATCAGGAAGATTTTTTTCCAGTGCTGGCGCAGCGCAGGCCACTGCCCACGGGCCAGCAGCAGCGGTAGCAAACACAGCGCGGCAATCGCCACCCGCAGGCCGGCCGTGGGGATAGCCCCAAATTCAGCCACGCCAAACCGGGTGAACAAAAAGGAGGAACCCCAGATGGCCCCCAGCAGTACAAATTCAACAAGCCAAGGTTTGGAGTGGGAAGAGGATTTCAAAGGAAGCCTTCAAGATGCAGCAGGGCGGTTTTGCGATCCAGCCCGCCAGCGTAGCCGGTCAGGGCTCCATGGCTGCCGACCACGCGGTGACAGGGCACGATGATACTCAAGGGGTTGCGCCCCACCGCACCCCCTACGGCGCGTACGGCCGCAGGCTGGCCAATGGTGGCGCTCAAGGCTTTGTAACTGCAGGTTTGCCCACGTGGGATGCCTAGCAGGGCCTGCCACACCTTTTGCTGAAAGGTGGTGCCGGTGCTCAAGTCCAGCGGTAACTCAAACTGGTGGCGCTGCCCGGCAAAGTAGTCGGCCAACTGGCGGGCTGCTTGTTGCAGTACCGGGTGGTCGGGGGCTTGGGCATAGCGGGACAAATCGGGCAGGTGGGCCTGAGCTTCAAACCAGGCACCCACGAGTTTGTCACCGGCTGCGGCCAGGGTGATGGGCCCCAATGGGCTGGGGGTGTGTGAACAGACGGTATGGTCGGGGAGTTTCATGGTATTTTTGGCCTTGTGTGCTTTATGAATAAGCGCTAGTAGCTATCAATTTAGTAGCTATTGAGTGGACTTGTCGGGCTTGGTGTGTCGGGGCAGGGTGGCCCAGGCTCGGATCACCGCATAACTGCGCCAGGGTTGCCAGGCGTGGGATGCCGTCAGTGCGGCCTTGGCGGGGAGGGGTGTATTCCGCACGCCCAGGGCTTTGTGTAAGGCCACATCACCGGAGGGAAACGCATCGGGCCAGTGCAGGGCGCGCATGGCAATGTAGTTGGCTGTCCAGTCACCGATGCCGGGCAGGGTCTGCAATTGGGCCATGGTGCTGGGAACATCGGCCACCGTGTCCAGGCACAGCTCACCACTGGTCACCGCACGGGCCAGTGCCTGAATGGCCGCCTGTCTTTGCTTGACGATACCCAAAGCACCTAGGGCATCGGCGCTGGCTGCCACCAGGGCCTGGGGCGTTGGAAACAAGCGGCTCAACCCGGCCAGCGGGGTGACGATGGGTTCGCCAAAGTGTGTCACCAGCCGCTCAGCCAGTGTGCGTGCTGCCGCCACCGTGATTTGCTGGCCCAGCACCGCGCGCACCGCCAGCTCAAAACCATCCAGCGTGCCGGGCAGGCGCAAGCCGTCGCCCTGGGGAAAATGGTTGTGCAGCACTTGGTTGATGGCCTGCGGGTCGGCATCCAGGTCCAGCAGCGCACGCACACGGGCGATGACCTGCGGCAGCACCTCTGCCAAAGCGTCGCTTACCTGCAGGTTGACGCGGCAGCGTGCTTCGTCCCAACGGGCCTGCACCCAGCCCGTAGCGAGATGTTGGCCGTTGTGCAGCGCCATGGTTTTGCCCAGGCTGGCGTTTATGGGGTCCATCACCTCCAGCCCGGTGATTTGACGGGTCGCCAAGAAGTGCAGCATGGCCGCCACATCGTAAGGGGGCCGGTAGCTCAGCCGGACATGAATGCCCTCTTTGCTGGCAGGCGTGTGTTGTGATTCAGGGGTGTGGCGCAACTGCGTCGGGTTCAGGCCGTAGTGGGTGACAAAGGCGGTGTTGAAGCGCCGCACACTGGCAAAGCCGCTGAGCTCGGCCACCTGGGCCACGGCCAGCGAAGTATCGGTGAGCAGCTGTTTGGCACTCAGTAACCGGCGCGTTTGCAGGTACTGCAGGGGTGATACCCCCATCTGCGCCTCAAAAATGCGGCGCAGATGGCGGTCGCTGATGCCCAGCCGCAGGGCCAGGCGCTGCACCGTCATCGCAGGGAGGCCTGAAGGTGCAGGAGCGTCCATGAGCGCTGCAGCCTGAGTTGCCAGAATGGCCGAGGCATCCTGCATCGACCAGGCCTTCCCGGTACTCATGCCAGGCATCAACTGGCGCGGGGCGAGTTCCGGGCGGCAGCGCAGGCAGGGGCGAAAACCGGCATGCTCGGCCTGCGCGGCCAGGTTGAAAAAACGGCAGTTTTCCCGCTTGGGCGTGCGCACGCGGCATACCGGGCGGCAATAAATACCGGTTGATGTCACGCCCGTGAAAAACCGGCCATCAAACCGCGCATCATGTGCCTTGAGCGCGAGGTAGCAGGCATCCATATCATCAGGGGTGTCGGGACTGTTCATGCAAGGGATCATAAGCGTGCATCACCCGATCAGCCAGCTGATTCCAGGCCCATGGATAGCCGTTTTCGGACATGTCTGTGCCAGCTGTCGCCTCTACAATCCAAGCCGAAAACCATCCGATCCATCTGCCAGGGAATACAACTATGAAGCTTAACTCCAGCATTTTCAAAGCCTATGACATTCGGGGCATCGTGCCCAGCACCATTGATGCCGCCATGGCGCAAGCCTTGGGTCGCGCCTTTGGCACCGTGGCCTTGCGTGAAGGTCAAACCCAGGTTGCCGTGGGCCGTGATGGCCGTCTGAGCGGGCCGGAGTTGAGTACTGCCCTGACGCGTGGTCTGGCTGACGTGGGTGTGGAGGTGATTGACATTGGCTTGGCCACCACCCCCATGTTGTACTTTGCGGCCAACACGTTGTGCGCCAGCGGTATCCAGGTCACCGGCAGTCACAACCCCAAGGATTACAACGGCTTCAAGATGGTGCTGGCAGGCCGGGCCATTTATGGTGACGAAATCCAGAACCTGCGTCGCATCATGGAAGATGAGAGCTGGGAATTACGTGCCGGTGGCCAGATTCGCCATGTGGATGTGCTGGCCGATTACACCGCACGGATTGTGGGTGACATCAAGCTGTCTCGCCCCCTGAAGATTGTGGTGGATAGTGGCAACGGCATTGCGGGTGCCTCTGCCCCCGGCATTCTGCGCGCCATTGGCTGCGAGGTGACCGAGCTGTTCAGCGAGGTGGATGGCAACTTCCCCAACCATCACCCGGACCCCAGCAAGCCCGAGAACCTGCGTGATGTGATGGCTGCCCTGAAAGCTGGTGATGCCGAGCTGGGTCTGGCCTTTGATGGTGATGGTGACCGTCTGGGCATCGTCACCAAAGACGGCAACACCATTTACCCGGATCGGCAGATGATGTTGTTTGCCGCCGATGTGCTCAAGCGCGTGCCCGGCGGCACGATTTTGTTTGACGTGAAGTGTTCACAGCGCCTGGCACCCGCCATTGAGGCGGCGGGTGGTGTGCCGATGATGTTCAAAACCGGTCATTCGCTCATCAAAGCCAAGATGAAAGAAATCAACTCCCCATTGGGGGGGGAGATGAGCGGCCACGTCTTCTTCAAGGAGCGTTGGTATGGTTTTGATGATGGTACGTATGCCGGTTGTCGTCTGCTGGAGATTTTGAGCCAGTCGGCCGATGCCAATGGGGTGCTCAACGCCTTGCCCACCAGCTTTTCCACGCCAGAGCTGAACGTCAAGTGCGCGGAAGGGCAGCCTCATACGCTGGTTGAGCAACTGGTCGCTACGGTTCATTTCCCGGCCCCAGCCACTCTCAACACCATTGACGGCCTGCGCGTGGATTGGCCCGATGGTTTTGGGCTGATTCGCGCCTCCAACACCACACCGGTGCTGGTGCTGCGTTTTGAAGGTCATACACCAGAGGCTTTGAACCGCATCCAGACCGACATGATGGCCCTGTTGCATCAGGTGATGCCCGGCGCGGTAACCGATGAGGCTGCGCATTGATGGAGGGGTGTTGACTGTGAGTGTGTCGATTTGAAAATTCTGATTGTCAAACTGTCTTCGCTGGGTGATGTGGTGCATGCCATGCCCGCGGTGCAGGATATCGTGCGGGAGCACCCTGGTGCACAGATTGATTGGGTGGTCGAACGTGGTTTTGTGCCGCTGGTGCGCCGCTGCAAAGGTGTACGCCGGGTGATTGCGGTGGACTTGCGCCAGTGGCGTCAAAGCCCTTTCAGTGCAGAAACCCGGCGCGCCTGGGCGCTTTTCAAAAACGAATTACAGCAGGAACGTTATGACGCGGTGATTGATTTGCAGGGTTTAACCAAATCCGCGCTGGTGTCCTGGCTGGCTCGCCTGAGCCGTGGCGGCAAGCGTTATGGTTTGGCCAATCAAACCGAAGGTTCCGGCTTTGAAGCCCCGACCCGTTGGGTGGCTGATGTGGCTTTTCACCTGCCCACGCACAGCCATGCCGTGACACGCTCGCGTGAATTATGTGCCTTGGCGCTGCATCATACCGCTCCTATTGATATGAACTTTGGGCTTGAAACCCATAAGGATAAAGCGCAAGAAGCTATTAAAAATATAGCATTCAGGCGCGGCCTTCGCGGTATGGTGGCACTGGTGCATGGCACCTCGCGGGCGGATAAGGAGTGGCCACTGGAACACTGGCGTGAACTGGCGCAGCGGCTCAATGAGGCCGGTTTTGGCGTGGCTTTGCCGCATGGCAACCAGGCCGAAGAGCAGGTCTCCAACGCGATTGCTTATGGTTTGGAGCATGCCCAGGTATGGCCCCGTTTGGCGCTGGATGCACTCGCCGATGCGCTGGCCACCTGCTTTGGCGTGATTGGGGTGGACAGTGGTCTGAGCCACATTGCCGTGGCACTGGATCTGCCGCATGTACAGCTGTACAACTTTGACACGGCTTGGCGTACCGGCCCCTTGCCCCATGCCGTCGCAGAACAGCCACCTTACCAGTGCAGTGTGTTTGCCCAACCTGCCCCCAGTGTGGACGCCGTCTGGCAGGCTTGGTGTGCGGTGCTCAGTGCTTGAGCTTATTTAATGATTCGCTGGTTTTACTCGTGCCTGATGTGGCTGGCGCAACCACTGCTCAAGCGCAAGCTGCTGCGCCGTAGCCAGCAGGAACCCGGCTACGCCCAGCATCTTCCTGAGCGATTTGGCCATTACGACCAAGCCGTGCCCCCACATTCCGGCCCCACCGTCTGGTTACATGCCGTGTCGCTGGGTGAAACCCGAGCGGCCGCTGTGTTGATCGCGGCCTTGCGGGCGCAGTGGCCTCACATGCGCCTGTTGCTCACTCACGGCACGGCCACCGGGCGTGCTGAAGGTCAAAAGCTGCTGGCCACAGGGGATCTGCAAGCCTGGCAGCCGTGGGACACACCGGCTGCAGTGCAGCGGTTTTTGGCCCATTTCAGGCCCCAGTTGGGCATCCTGATGGAAACCGAAGTCTGGCCCAATCTGGTATTGGGTTGCCAGCTGCAAGCTGTGCCGCTGGTGTTGGTGAATGCCCGGCTCAGTGACAAATCGCGCCAACAAGCGCAGCGCCTGGCCTGGCTGGCGCGCCCGGCGTTTACGGCGTTGACGGCCGTGTGGGCGCAAACCCAGGCTGATGCCCAGCGTCTGCAGTCCTTGGGAGCCAAAGTGGAAGGTGTGATGGGGAACCTGAAATTTGATGCTACCCCTAACCCCACCCAAGTGATGCAGGGCCGTGCCTGGCGCGAGCAGTGCCCCCAACCGGTGGTGATGCTGGCCAGCTCACGGGAAGGTGAAGAACAGGCTTTGCTGGATATTTTGAAGCGTTTTTGGCTTCCAGTGCAGACCCATCAAGCGCAAGATGCTACTGATTCTGTAGTATTAAAGGTACAGTGGCTGGTGGTGCCACGTCATCCACAGCGTTTTGATGCGGTGGCTACTTTGATTCAATCCCAGGGCTTTGCGGTGCAGCGCCGCAGTGCCTGGCCTGCCTCTGGCCCAAACCCGACGGCGGGGCAGCCGACGATCTGGCTGGGGGACTCGCTGGGTGAAATGGCGCTGTACTACGGCCTGGCTGATGTGGCTTTGCTGGGTGGCAGCTTTGAGCCCTTGGGAGGGCAAAACCTCATCGAAGCTGCGGCCTGCGCTTGCCCGGTGGTGATGGGGCCTCACACATTCAACTTTGCGGAAGCTGCAGAAAAAGCCTTGGCTGCAGGTGCCGCGCAGCGCTCTGCCAACCTGGCACAAGCAGTTGATAGGGCCTGTGAGTTGTCTTTGAGCGACAACCGATTACTCGTTGCCCGGGAATCAGCTCGGCACTTTGCCCAGTCCCACCAAGGTGCGGCCCAACGACTGGCTGCCGCATTGATGCCCTTCTTGGCCGAATAGACTGAGGCAACGCCAGGTTGAGATCGGTTTTACACCACCAATTTTTTTGGTTGGTTCTTTTGATCAAGAGTTTTTCAAGTCTGATCATCTTTGCTCGGTTGATTTAAATCAAACGCCGAGCACTTAAAACTCAAATTGAACTACCATACAAGCCTTAAGGTTTTATGATCTCCACAAGTTCGCGTTGTTAAGCAAATGTGAAGTTTTGTAATGAAGCCTTAAGACGACGAACCGGGTGAGCTAGCAAGTTGTTGTCCGGCATTCATCCAAAAACTTTTATAGGAGCGTTCA is a window of Rhodoferax lithotrophicus DNA encoding:
- the waaC gene encoding lipopolysaccharide heptosyltransferase I translates to MKILIVKLSSLGDVVHAMPAVQDIVREHPGAQIDWVVERGFVPLVRRCKGVRRVIAVDLRQWRQSPFSAETRRAWALFKNELQQERYDAVIDLQGLTKSALVSWLARLSRGGKRYGLANQTEGSGFEAPTRWVADVAFHLPTHSHAVTRSRELCALALHHTAPIDMNFGLETHKDKAQEAIKNIAFRRGLRGMVALVHGTSRADKEWPLEHWRELAQRLNEAGFGVALPHGNQAEEQVSNAIAYGLEHAQVWPRLALDALADALATCFGVIGVDSGLSHIAVALDLPHVQLYNFDTAWRTGPLPHAVAEQPPYQCSVFAQPAPSVDAVWQAWCAVLSA
- a CDS encoding DMT family transporter, with protein sequence MKSSSHSKPWLVEFVLLGAIWGSSFLFTRFGVAEFGAIPTAGLRVAIAALCLLPLLLARGQWPALRQHWKKIFLMGLFNSGIPFALYAYALLSISTGLSSLLNATVPLFGAMVAWLWLKDRPHGMKIVGLLIGFIGVAMLAWGKASFKPDASGLATGWAVLACLGACLCYGISASFTKRYLSGQPSLVIATGSQIGAALGLALPTLWLWPSQMPSLTAWLALLAVGVLCTGVAYVLYFRLIDKVGAAGSLTVTFLIPVFAVLYGVVFLGEAVTGWMVLCGSIILSGTALSMGLLKRAG
- a CDS encoding 3-deoxy-D-manno-octulosonic acid transferase, producing MIRWFYSCLMWLAQPLLKRKLLRRSQQEPGYAQHLPERFGHYDQAVPPHSGPTVWLHAVSLGETRAAAVLIAALRAQWPHMRLLLTHGTATGRAEGQKLLATGDLQAWQPWDTPAAVQRFLAHFRPQLGILMETEVWPNLVLGCQLQAVPLVLVNARLSDKSRQQAQRLAWLARPAFTALTAVWAQTQADAQRLQSLGAKVEGVMGNLKFDATPNPTQVMQGRAWREQCPQPVVMLASSREGEEQALLDILKRFWLPVQTHQAQDATDSVVLKVQWLVVPRHPQRFDAVATLIQSQGFAVQRRSAWPASGPNPTAGQPTIWLGDSLGEMALYYGLADVALLGGSFEPLGGQNLIEAAACACPVVMGPHTFNFAEAAEKALAAGAAQRSANLAQAVDRACELSLSDNRLLVARESARHFAQSHQGAAQRLAAALMPFLAE
- a CDS encoding AlkA N-terminal domain-containing protein gives rise to the protein MNSPDTPDDMDACYLALKAHDARFDGRFFTGVTSTGIYCRPVCRVRTPKRENCRFFNLAAQAEHAGFRPCLRCRPELAPRQLMPGMSTGKAWSMQDASAILATQAAALMDAPAPSGLPAMTVQRLALRLGISDRHLRRIFEAQMGVSPLQYLQTRRLLSAKQLLTDTSLAVAQVAELSGFASVRRFNTAFVTHYGLNPTQLRHTPESQHTPASKEGIHVRLSYRPPYDVAAMLHFLATRQITGLEVMDPINASLGKTMALHNGQHLATGWVQARWDEARCRVNLQVSDALAEVLPQVIARVRALLDLDADPQAINQVLHNHFPQGDGLRLPGTLDGFELAVRAVLGQQITVAAARTLAERLVTHFGEPIVTPLAGLSRLFPTPQALVAASADALGALGIVKQRQAAIQALARAVTSGELCLDTVADVPSTMAQLQTLPGIGDWTANYIAMRALHWPDAFPSGDVALHKALGVRNTPLPAKAALTASHAWQPWRSYAVIRAWATLPRHTKPDKSTQ
- a CDS encoding methylated-DNA--[protein]-cysteine S-methyltransferase, which produces MKLPDHTVCSHTPSPLGPITLAAAGDKLVGAWFEAQAHLPDLSRYAQAPDHPVLQQAARQLADYFAGQRHQFELPLDLSTGTTFQQKVWQALLGIPRGQTCSYKALSATIGQPAAVRAVGGAVGRNPLSIIVPCHRVVGSHGALTGYAGGLDRKTALLHLEGFL
- a CDS encoding phosphomannomutase/phosphoglucomutase; translation: MKLNSSIFKAYDIRGIVPSTIDAAMAQALGRAFGTVALREGQTQVAVGRDGRLSGPELSTALTRGLADVGVEVIDIGLATTPMLYFAANTLCASGIQVTGSHNPKDYNGFKMVLAGRAIYGDEIQNLRRIMEDESWELRAGGQIRHVDVLADYTARIVGDIKLSRPLKIVVDSGNGIAGASAPGILRAIGCEVTELFSEVDGNFPNHHPDPSKPENLRDVMAALKAGDAELGLAFDGDGDRLGIVTKDGNTIYPDRQMMLFAADVLKRVPGGTILFDVKCSQRLAPAIEAAGGVPMMFKTGHSLIKAKMKEINSPLGGEMSGHVFFKERWYGFDDGTYAGCRLLEILSQSADANGVLNALPTSFSTPELNVKCAEGQPHTLVEQLVATVHFPAPATLNTIDGLRVDWPDGFGLIRASNTTPVLVLRFEGHTPEALNRIQTDMMALLHQVMPGAVTDEAAH